The DNA window TGCTAAAACTCGAGCACCGATCTCTATGGAGTTGTTCCATGGGATCGGAGAATTCTTCCGATATGCTGTCCCTTCTGCATTAATGATCTGGTATGTTCATCTATTTGTTCAGAAACCTTTTCTCCGTGTAAGATGTATTTACTACTTTAGcagttatttatatttgatgCATAATTTGTCTTGCAGTCTTGAATGGTGGTCATATGAGCTGCTTGTTTTGCTCTCAGGAATCTTACCAAATCCCCAGCTTGAAACTTCTGTTCTATCTGTCTGGTATGTTTTACTTAACTGTTTTAGATATAACCTGAAACTAATTTTTCAACTCATGATTTCCTTGCAAAACAATTGAAATTGTGCATCCTTTGAAAGATTATCTTTTTTATGCAGTCTCCAAACTATTTCTACACTCTATTCAATTCCATATGCATTTGGTGCTGCAGTAAGGTATAGCTCCCTAAATCCTTAAACTATGTTGCATGAAAACGGAAACTCTGATACGAAAAAATGTTGAAccgaaaaaacagaaaaatgatACTATTTAAAAGAattgatgataataataaagtttcatattttcagAAGCCTTTCCGGAAAGGGAAATGAAACGGAAAAATGTAGGACTCGACAAGtttttcgtgcaacatagtcCTTAAATAAACATGAAAATGGACTCCTTTGCATCTCAGTATGTCTAGCATAGCTAAGCATTTTTCTGTTTGATAATTCTTGTTCTACAGCACTAGAGTTTCAAATGAATTAGGAGCAGGACACCCACAAGCTGCACGTATTGCTGTTTATGCTGTCATGTTTCTTACAATTATGGAGACAACTGTAGTAAGCAGTACACTCTTTGCCAGCCGCCGCGTCTTTGGTTACCTTTTCAGCAACGAAAAGGAAGTAGTGGATTATGTGACAGTGATGGCTCCTCTGGTGTGCTTATCAGTGATAATGGACAGCTTACAGGGAGTGCTTTCAGGTCAATTTAACTCCTTTTCTATGTCGCTAAGTACTTTTGGATAAGGGATGTATGCTGAACTAGTATTGCTTCAATATTTCAGGTGTGGCAAGGGGGTGCGGATGGCAGCATATAGGCGCTTATGTTAACCTCGGAGCCTTCTACCTTTGTGGGATTCCAATCGCTGCCATTTTGGGTTTCTGGGTAAAGCTAAGAGGCACGGGCCTTTGGATTGGAATACAAGTTGGAGCGGTTACACAAATTGTTCTACTCAGTGTCGTTACAAGTTGTGTAAATTGGGAGAAACAGGTACGCTTCGTGTTAAACATTTGCTCATCCTGATATGTCGGTcatacaattcaattatcaTCGAAATGCGCATTCATAATCTTATTGGGTTTGAAGCGGGAACTTGCGTAATTCCCTGTGCTGCAACTTTGATAGAATGTGTGTAGTTTCTGATCAATAAATGCTCCTTATTGCAGGCAAGTAAGGCAAAGGAACGGGTATTTGAAGGAAAAAGATCTTCTGTTGCCAATATAGTAACGTGAATTGCAAGATATGATTCGGGATCGGCTTCTATAAGTTGCTCTTTTACTTCATCAAAATTTGGTCAGTGAATCAATTTTCAAGTCAGAGTAGTTGCAAGACAGAACTGTGGCTTATAGATTCATAAGCCGAGCATCTATTCTCTCTTTTTTGCTGTGACAGCaggaaaatatttatttagggGCCTGAATAGAATTATCCAATAGTGAGAGAAGGTTAAAACTATATTCATGGTAGTATAATTACCCAATTTTGCCTATAGTAAGCATGTATCAGACTCTGACTTTTGGACTATAGTAtagaaaatacaatttttttttacaattttcgTCACTTTTCattaacaaatttaattgtatgaattttaatattaatgtcATCAAAGTTTActaactttacatgtttttttaatttaatcacgttttttaaaacttcttctaaaaatacacaaactttcattttttccaaattcatacacggtgctgacgtgtcacttattcattggttaaaaatgacttacacctcagcaaattaatTTATCCCTAAATTTTTTGACTCAGTTAACTAATACTAAAAATAGACGGatgcaaataaaaataaaagatcatatcatttgtttttcaaataaaaagaattaaaatgtgaattataacatatatgggggatttagaataatttactcatataatataattataaaactttttctatttattattaAAGGAAAAAAAGTCGTCTATACTTATAACTTATAAAGTTTGATTTCAGAATCAAATAACCAAACATCCCAAAAGATTTAAGTGTAATGCCTTTGATGTTTTAAAAATGAACAACCACATCCCCAATTTTAACGCGTAAATGAGACGTTCGGATagtgattgtttattttttcagaAGCTAGAagtatatttagattttttcagACGTTAAGGTCTTACTTAATTCTGAAATCAAATCTTTGGAGCATATATAAtcctttttattattaaattatgagtaggttttaggcttaatttcttaaaaaaccctcatcttgcacttttttttcgtttataccctgaccttgtaaaaacaccatttgtacccaattttgggtttttatgtttcatccctacccaaaagcattaaattgtactcttttcatttagaaaagagttaaaacatactttttttctatttttaaaaatacaaataaatccttaaacttaaaaaatgatcaaatatattcaaataattaattaattttttaattatataaaataataaaaaaattaaaaaaattattattatttttaatttttttgttagaaatattttttaaaaaattaaaaaaaattaaaaaaataaacaaaaaattcggaattatttttttaaaaaaatattattatttttaattttttgaagaagatgttatttttgtactattaataactttaatatctaattagtatataagttaaaaatgaaggattgttttaaactccttttcaaatgaaaagagtacaatttaatgcttttgggtagagatgaaacataaaaacttaaaattgggtacaaatgatgtttttacaaggtcagagtataaacaaaaaaaaaatacaaggtgggttttttttaaggaattaagcctaggttttatatatatatatatatatatatatatatatatatatatatatatcaatctCAAAAGCTACTAACTTCCCAGgtaaatatgttattttttctCTTATTTACTATAAAGTTTGTTCTTTAGTTGTTGGTGTTTTCTATTGTTCAAATGTTTGCGTTGcatgatatttatttaattttttattctaattaatattttaaataaaattatgaatagatagattttattttttatttttttaattaggtggtattttatttatagaataatttatatttttaattatttaaattactcTCTTTCCTAATACTATATCCTAATTGATGTTGTATTATTAGATTCGGTAAACTATACTTATTTACATAAACAATGAAATAATGTCTTGCTTATATATTGTTACattaaaacatataattaaatgatataaaATTACCAAATTAAGTAGCATCATAATCtataaacaattatattttcttAGGCTTAAAACGTATAATTGATTATCATTCTTCCCTTTTTATATAAtctttaattataatttgaaaaattagttCCAATTGAGAGCCTCATTTGgaaacaatttaatattttatatagttttaattacaatttaagGATATATTGACTTCTCAATAGCCAAACTACATAAATACAATtgcaaaatttattaaatttctaacCTTATTTGTAATTTGAAGCTATTGAAATGCTTTTTCTCTCAAAAAAGAAATGCTTTTTGTTGCGTTACCCCATTGCTAATGATTTACTAATATTCAACTTTATAacccaattatcaaaatttaatgcCCTCTTAATTAATTTgcgaatttgatttttttttattttttaaatgtttgaaagaattctttttaattggtttggtatttttaaacatgttttttggttttataatctaaaatggtaatatttttttcttctaaatttttgtatcatttaatttaatttggtaTGATAGGATTGGCCAAATTTGATGTATTAATGtatttattattctaatttaataaaattattaatattgtaCTATTTGATTTTGCTAacatattgtcacgacccaaaattgagggccgcgaccggcgctagggaatgggagtggtagctccgaaacccgtagcaagcctaaaatttcactataaatttttcgcgaaacattctcaaaacgtttttataaaacttctttaaacgatacaaaacgatctttagaaatcagggtcttacaaagcgatatctcatatcaagCAATGCCCTGTTtctcacatatatatatatatatatatatatatatatatatatatatatatatatatatatatatatatatatatatatatataaacggtTTAAAAGCGCAGTTTAAAACCTTTATACATGTCAGagtataaacaacatatataaaaccgtttgacaaaacataattacactctaggactcgactactgcagcactactgatttATTCCTTCTTTCTGTATTCGcggacttctggaacaaggatagaagtccgttacaTCTGATACTATACACCTGAAACAtaacactattggggggtcagacaacgctgagtgagttcgcatttacttaagatattataaatataaattgcataaacatatattaaaacaaacaacaatatttgatccgatgaaaccctaatcttaaattaATACTATTTCCTATTCGTATCCTACTCATATTGTATccatatatcaaatcattttaatccaagtggtacggtcccgagatagttcaaccgagttactcgttaccacgtgacatagtcccgagatagttcaaccgagttacatcatgtcactgcttaatcccaaggtgtgagtcccgagatagttcaaccgagttactcactagatacgggtcccgagatagttcaaccgagttactcacgtatctaacaaaaattataatcctTCTTTCCGATACCAAAACATAATTAGCGTATATTGAGCTCATATCAGCCAGATCACTTTTCATTACATATAGCATCAACCACCAGACTTAATACTAATAAGGGAGAAGCAAAAGATATACAGGAGCTGTTCAGGATTGTTGTTGAAGTTCTTCCAACctactttttgaaaaaataatctTTACCTTCTTTTCTCAAATATCAATTTTCAAAACTCAAGAAACTTGAcggttttttataattttttgaaaaagtgcTTTCAACTATAATCTCAAATATGACTTCTGCTAGAGAGAAGTAAGAACCTTCCATATGTTAAAAGACCACCAACTCCAGTGATCCGAATATTCTTGATGCATAAAACTGAGAGACTTATTCAACATTTTAGACGCGGAACCAAAATATTGATGGTTGCTTACAATGTATGTGGGCTTCCTATGAGGATTGCGTTTGCAAGAAGATGAAAGTAACAGCGATCAGAGGTACGTTTAGAAAGGGATCGAGAGGGTTAGGAGTTAGGACAAATTCATCACAAACAAACAATTCTACACAAGTACATGTAATAAAGCTCAAGCATTTTGGTCTTTGAAGTTTTGGGGGAGTATAGGCCCGAGTTGAGCTTATGCAAAATGTAGTGGAAAGTGAATTAACAGCTCTAATGTAGACATGTAGCCATTAGCCAACCAACTAGGATAAAGGGAAATGTTCCAGATAGCTACGGGAGCTGAAGGTTAGATTAGTGGAGCGGAGTAGCAAACGAGAGCAAAAAAAGAATTTTACACATTTAAAAGGGCTACAACTAACACTAGCATTAAGGAACCAGTTAATTGCTATTCAATTTAAGGGAAAGGTAGCCGGATTAGAccaatttattgaatatttgcAGGTATAAAGTGCGAGAAATTGTGAATAAAGTGTGGAGCTATGCATACATGGTTTTCTCAAAGAAAACTATTACACAAGACATGAATTATTGATAGgatatatcattttattatgaAACAAGGAAACAAGGAATTAAAGTTAAAGTAACCAGCTAGGGCTTCCATGTATAAAAATACACCACAATAGCATTGAATTGAATTAGTTAAACTCACGTCAAGATAAGCAGCATCCAAATAGGAAACGTTGATCTCAACAGAAACTCCGGTGAAAGGAGCTCCGACTGTGAATATGACAGCTGAACCCACCAAGTCCACCAGCGTAGCTGTAGCTCCGCCGTGCAAGAAATTCCCAGAGTTCTACCATAGCaatgaattaaaaatcaataattagtaaattgaattataattaaaagagaGAGAGGGAAAGAGAGTACCAGAAGACGAGGAGGGACTTTCATGGAGCAAAGAAGACGGCCGCGTTCAACGAGGTCAACGTGAATGCCTTGCATTATAAAGCGTTCGAAGAACCTGAGAGGCATTCCTTCAATGGCGGAtttgttcttgttcttgttcTGATCATCATAATCTCCTTTCTCCAGGTATCTCTTCACTTTCTCTAACTCCATTTctcttattttctttctttcctttgcAATCCAAACGCCTCTTTCATTTCCTAGTCCAAAAAActcttttaattaaattatttattcattattcAGTAAAATAGCTTTTTTTTAGAATACAatggaattgttttttttttttaaattaaattcatcagtaataatataaaatatttatttgacaGTAACAATTTgatctaataatttaaaaatatctgaatttttgaattttattatttataaaccaaTAAACCAATTTCTCAAAAATGTCAATATTTTAAACAAGTAtgcattaaatatttattaatttaataaaatagtcCTGTTTTTATCTGATATATATAcacattatttaatttgaattatatatgGTCTGACGCACTTTTTTCTAACTGTATGTAGTAGTAAGACCATTTCTAAGTCAAAACAATCTTTGTTCAAGTGTTTAATTATAGGCTtgattacttaaaaaaaccctcacctttaattttgttttcttttataccCTGATCAaattatgtttcacctctaccccaaatttcaaaaaaaaaatgatttattaaaaacaactaaatataagggttattttatatcttttctatttaaaaaaatacaaaccaaTACTTCATCTTTgaaaacgttcaaataagtcctaaatttaattaatttttttaatttaaataaaaccttataaataaaatattttttattaattacaatctacaattatactccaattttaaaaatcgctaatattattatttaaaaacaaatcgaTTTTCAAAACCGACTCTAGGcaaggaggagcagctgctcctcccTCCATGGAGGAACCATGGTGCTCCTCCATGGAAAGGAGGAACACGCTGTTCCTCCTTTCTAAGGAGGAACCATGGTGCTCCTCCTTGGAAAGGAGGAACACATCTGTTCCTCCTTTCTAAGGAGGAACCATGGTGCTCCTCCTTGGAAAGGAGGAACACATCTGTTCCTCCTTTCCATGGAGGAACAACGTGTTCCTCCATAGAAGGAGGAAGGAAGGAGGACGACGGTTCCTCCTTCCACGGAAGGAGGACGGTGGAGGTggaagaaatatttttttaaaaaaataatttaattttgtttatagagtttttttacggttttttctAAAATTGGAGTACGGTTGTAAGTcgggaataattaaataattatgattaattgattttattaaagaagagggtgtttttgtataattaataacattgacgtgtaattagaatatatcctaaaaatgaaggattattttaaattttttttcaaataaaaagaggtaaatttaatacctcgagggtagaggtgaaacataaagataaggtcatgagtatatgtgacaattttcgtaggtcagggtataaacgaaaacaaagttaaaggtgaggtttttttaagtaattaagccttaattaTATACTATGATCTAACGCCGGAACAATATTTATTTAGGCGTccacataaatatttttttgacggaaaattaCTTGGTATTTTGAATTGTAAACAATTGAtaattcatatattaaattattaaaattgataattaatgtGAAAATAGCAAAACAAGGTAAACTTTatgattttgtaaatttataaagagtaaatatatataaatatatataaaatgtttcgTTCGggattttattccataaaaataacaaatcttTCACTTTAGATAAAATTCATTGGTCTAAATTGAATGGGATGAATTCCATCTCGATATCATATCGGAGTTATCAAATGGATTCATCGTCGAGAATTGAATAGTAATAATATAGAAAAAGATCATTTATCCATATCGAATTCATAAAGGGCTTGGATTCTTGATTCAATATATATAGTTTAATGATGTTGTTGAGTGCAAAAGTCTGTTATATTGTGAAGAAAGAAGGAGTAGAGGAGCGTTAGTTAGGTAAGGAATTGAGATTCACGGAGAAGAAAAGGTGACGG is part of the Mercurialis annua linkage group LG3, ddMerAnnu1.2, whole genome shotgun sequence genome and encodes:
- the LOC126673129 gene encoding uncharacterized protein LOC126673129, giving the protein MELEKVKRYLEKGDYDDQNKNKNKSAIEGMPLRFFERFIMQGIHVDLVERGRLLCSMKVPPRLLNSGNFLHGGATATLVDLVGSAVIFTVGAPFTGVSVEINVSYLDAAYLDCYVSGV